ACCCTCCTTGAAAATCTATTTGTTTTATAAGTTTGGATAAGCCTTAATTATGGAGAACGTAAAATGATCCATCGGCATTTTTTATAACTCCCCTGTCATTGCACCCATTTATTGCCCATATTGTTGGACTTTTTGCTGAATTAAAATAATAATTAATTTCTCCTTCAGTTGCTTTACCATCACATGCGGAATGTTCTGAAGCAAACCTAACAGGATTCCTTACAACTTTTTCCTTTGCAATCGACATAGAAGCACTCCCTTTATAAGGATTACTTGGCATCTGCCCATTAGGAAGGTAAGTAAGAAAGTGTTGGCTTGTCAATGTACTGGGATATGTACCTCTATTATTCGCTGCATAATCTTCAATAGCAAGATTAAGTGTATGCATACCGCCCTTTACTGAAGCTTCTTTTGCTCTTCCCTGCATAGCCATGAAATTGGGCACAGCGATTGCTGCAAGAATACCTATAATGATCAGGAAAACGGCTGCGGCACCGATTACAACATAAATCCATAGCCTGGAATTTGCTTGCTTATTTGGAGATAATTCAGCAACGCCGCTATATGCCGTCGGTGACTGAGTCCAATTCAATACCCTTTTACCTTTTCCATCTGTAAATGCGCCAGCAATAATCATGATGAAATCAATTAACACCCATATACCTAATGGGATAATGAATATAAACCCTATAAGGAAAAAGCTAGTTATAATTCCTATTAAAAGCAACAGAAGCATAATAACACCGCTTCCGCTTTTTCCAGTATAAAACCTATGCGCTCCGGTCCCGCCTAAAAACCAGCATAAAAGCAATGCCACTAACCGTGAACTTTGGGATATATTTTGCTCTATCGTAC
This portion of the Deltaproteobacteria bacterium genome encodes:
- a CDS encoding TM2 domain-containing protein, which produces MAVDMKLVEWIKANRLKLSRAEMIQQCKAEGNAEQDVIDSYNEVVNQSGQTAVSTIEQNISQSSRLVALLLCWFLGGTGAHRFYTGKSGSGVIMLLLLLIGIITSFFLIGFIFIIPLGIWVLIDFIMIIAGAFTDGKGKRVLNWTQSPTAYSGVAELSPNKQANSRLWIYVVIGAAAVFLIIIGILAAIAVPNFMAMQGRAKEASVKGGMHTLNLAIEDYAANNRGTYPSTLTSQHFLTYLPNGQMPSNPYKGSASMSIAKEKVVRNPVRFASEHSACDGKATEGEINYYFNSAKSPTIWAINGCNDRGVIKNADGSFYVLHN